One Streptomyces dangxiongensis genomic window, CCGAGGTGGGACTTGAACTCTCCTCTCGGGCACCAGCCCACAACCGCTCTGACCTGGTGAAACGCCCTCCTCGCCGGGGAGAAATCCCCGGACGATTACACGTCGGCCTGGATGGACGAGGTTCGGCAATGGGCCTCGGAAGGGAAGAGCGTCGGCAGGGTGCACGTCGTGACCCGCCCGTTCTCGGACTACCTCCGGTTCGAGTTCGAGTATTACTACCGGCACCACGTGAAGGCGGGCGAGGATATCAGAATTCTCGACCTCACCGAGCGGGAGAACCCGGGGCTTCCGGATCAAGATTTCTGGATGTTCGATGAGTCCAAGGTGGTCCTGATGAACTACCAGGCGGACGGGACGCAGATAAACCGGGAACTGTACGAGGGTGATCCTGAGCCGTATCGGCAGTGGAAGCGGATTGCCGTTGCCGAGTCGGTTCCATTCCTGGAGTACGTGAGCGGGTGACGTTCGACCCTGAACAGTTGGGGCAGCCGAAGCAAGAATTGGCCGCCCTGCTGAAAGAACTACGCAAGCGAGCCGGCCTCACTGGAGACCGGCTCGCTCGGCGTTGCAACGTGTCCCAATCGAAGATCAGTCGGATCGAGAACGGGAAAGCGCAACCGAGCCTGCTCGACCTGGAGAGAATCCTCCGGGCTGTCGTTGCTCCGCCCGAGGTCATCGAGGAGGTCATTGCCCTCGCGAGGCTGGCCAATACCGAGTGGCAAGACCTGCGCTCGCTGCGGCGAAGGGGGCTGGAGAAGAAGCAGACCGAACTTGCCGCGCTCGAATCCTCCTCTACCGAGTTCCGTTTCTTCCTGCTCTCGATGATTACGGGACTGCTGTCCACCCCTGAGTACATCCGGGCAAGCCTTGCCAATTCACCGGCTGATGCCACTAAGACGATCGCGAAGAAGCTGGAGCGGCAGGAGGTTCTTTACAACACGAAGAAGCGATTCACCTTCATCCTTACCGAACAGGCCGTGAGGTGGCCACTCCTGCCCCCGGCCGCGATGGCGATGCAGATTGACCGGCTGGCCTCATTGACCCACCTGCCGAATGTGAAGCTCGGCGTCATTCCAATCGCGGGAGACAAGCCCATGGCTCCGATGGACACCTTCACTGTCTACGACAACACCCTGGCCACTGTGGAGAACACCACCGGAGTCGTGATCCTGAGAGATCCACGCGACATCGAAATGCATTTAGAACTGTTCTCGACACTGGAGGGGTACGCGCTGTTCGGGGCCGAAGCGCGAGCCTTGTTGACGGAGTGGGCTGCCGCCTGCCGTTCATGATCTTTAGTCCATGACGGGAAAGAACTACACAGCCGCCGCTTTCTGGGCCAATAATTCCCCCTATGAGCTCGTAACACGATCACGATCCGGGCTTCTTGAGGCGTGTCCACGCACACGCGGGTCGTTGGCATGCGCGCCCCGAAGGCACGATGTCCTTCAGGGCGTGCTGCAGGGGTTCGGGTTCAGGCGTTGTAGCCGCCGTGGGCGTCCAGCACCGCGCCCGTGACGTACGACGCGGCGGGGCTCGCCAGGAAGGCGATCGCCGCGGCGATTTCGTCGGGGTGCCCCATGCGTTGCAGGGACAGCGAGCTGACCAGGGCATTGAGGGTCTCGGGGTCCGGCGGTTGCATGCCGCCCTCCATCAGTCCGGCCTCTACGACGTTGGCCGTGATGTTCCGGGGCCCGAGGTCGCGTGCGACGCCCATGGTGTACCTCTCGATCCCGGACTTGGTCGCCGCATAGTCGGCAAGGCCGGGGGCGCCGACCCGGGAGCCCAGTCCGGAACTCACCGTGATGACGCGGCCGCCCGTGCGCAGCACTCGGGAGGCGGCCCGGATGACGGAGATCACGCCGAGGTAGTTGGTGGCGTGCATCCGGTCCAGTGCGGCGGTGTCGGCGTCCGGGTCGTCCACCGTGCCGGCCACGGAGATCGCCGCGTTGTTGACGAGGATGTCCAGGCCGCCGAAGTGCGCGACTACGTCGTCGATCAGCGCCGGCGCCCGGCTCGTGTCCGCCTGGTCGGACTGGAAGGCGACGGCCTTGGCTCCCTTGCCGTGCACCTCGTCGACGACGGCCTGCGCCTGTTTCTCGGAGCTGACGTAGGTGAAGGCGACGTCAGCGCCCTGCTCGGCCAGCAGTCGTACGGTCGCGGCTCCCAGTCCGCGCGACCCCCCGGTGACCAGGGCGACCTTGCCCGTGAGTGGCTTGCTCATTCTTCTCACCTCGTTGATTGACCCTTCCTGGCAGTCGAAACCTTAGTTGTTACGACACGTCAGTTGCAACCTTCCCTGTTACAACTGAGCTGTCGTAACATGAAGCGTTGCGGCCGAGAGGAGGAGTCCATGAGCGCCAACAGCAGGCTGACCATCGCGGCCCACGCGCTGGCCTGGATCGGCCTCTATCAGCGCCAGGGCCATGAGGTCGCCACCTCCGAGCAGATCGCGACCAGCGCGAACACCAACCCCGTGGTGATCAGACGGCTGCTCGGCGAGCTGCGCAGGGCCGGGCTCGTAGAGTCCCGGCGGGGCGTGGGCGCGGGCTGGTCGCTGGCACGCGAGCTGGAGTCGATGACCCTGCTCGACGTGTACGAGGCAGTGGAACCCGGCCCGCTGTTCGCAATGCACCGCACCACCCCGGACCAGGGATGCGTGGTGGGTCACGGCATCCAGCCGGCAATGCAGAGCATCTACGAGGGCATCGAGGAGACTGTGAGACACGAGCTGGCCCGCGTCACGCTCGCGAACGTACTCCGGGACGTACTCGCGGCACCTCGCTAGCCTCTCCGTTACGCCCTGACATCACCAAGATCCCTATCTAAGCCCAGGCCGGCGAACAGCCTGGCAACCAGTCACGCCGAAGACAGTTGCGGTATCAGACCGTGTCCTACGAGCTCGTAACTTGATCTTGTTGCAGTGCCCTGGTCCGGCGTGACCGATGTGACGATTCCGCCGTTCGGGAGGATGTGAGCACCCGGCCATGGATCGTGGACGACGACTTGTGGGCGCTGATCGAGCCGCTGCTGCCGCCCTGGCCGGAGAAGTCGCCGGGCCCACGGCCGGTGGCGGACCGGCTGTGTCTGCAGGGCATCCTGTACGTCCTGCACAACGACATAGCCTGGCAACTCCTGCCGCTGGAGCTGGGATTCGGTTCCGGGCAGACCTGTTGGCGGCGCCTGGAGCGGTGGCAGCAGGCCGGGGTCTTCGACCAACTGCACCGCATCCTGCTCGCCGAGCTGAACGCGGCCGGCGAACTCGACTGGTCCCGCGCGTGCGTGGACGGCTCCCACATCCGCGCGAAAAAGGGGGCGCCGACACTGGTCCGTCACCGGTCGACCGACGGAAGACGGGTAGCAAGCACCACCTGATCTGCGACGGACGCGGCACCCCGCTCAAGGTCATCACCACCGCGGCCAACGTCAACGACGTCACCCAGACCCTCGCCCTGGTCGACGGCATCCCGCCCGTGGCCGGACGGCGCGGGCGCCCGCGCCGCCGCCCCGACTCGCTCCTCGGTGACAAGGGCTACGACTCCAACCCCAACCGCCGAGAGCTGCGCAAGCGGCGGATCTTGCCGGTCATCTCCCGCAAGGGCGCCCCGAACGTCAAGGGCTTGGGCAAGCTCCGCTACGTCGTCGAGCAGACCTTCGCCCTGCTCCACCAGTTCAAACGCCTTGCCGTCCGTTGGGAACGCCGAACCGAACTCCACGATGCTTTCGTCTCGTTGGCCTGTAGCCTCATCTGCTGGAGACGCCTCAAGAAGGTCCGCCCATGATCGTGTTACGAGCTCTATGACAGCGACCGAGCGAAACGAAGAGCGGGTGCGTTACGGCGTAGGTCGGGGGCTGGAGTACCGGCGGACGTTCGGCCCTGATGGTGGTGTGCGCTCGTGACGGGGCGCATGACTCTGCGGGTGTTCTACGACGGCGGCCTGACGTACGGCCCGGTTCGTGAGGTGCAGGTGGACCCGGGCAAGGCGGTGATCCTGGGTTCGCCGACCAAGTACCCGCCGTGCGGGTGCCCTCGGTGCACGGGCCGCAGTTCGTTGTCTGCCAGATCTCTCCGCCCCGTGGCGGTGGAGCCGAAGGCGACGTGATGCGTGGCTTGGCCATTGGGTGCTGCGCCACTTTGGCCGGTACGCGGGGCCGCTCTACCTGGCTGCGATCCTCGGCGGCTGTGCCCTGGTTCTCGCTGGAACCCTGGCATTCCGGTAACCGCAGCACTCGTCGCTGTCCCCCTTTGCTTCCTGCCGGATTCCCGGCGGGAGTTCCCCGAGAAGAGAGGTAGTCCGACAGTGGAAGAGAACACCAGCTCGGTGGTCCCCGAGGGGGGTGGCCTGCTCGTCGCGAAGCGGAAGATCGTAGCCGCGCGCACCCGTGCCGAGCAGGAGTCTGACGTCAGCAGTGGCCGTTCCGACGGCAACGACTGACGGGAGCGCCCACGTTGCTTGATGCAGCCTCGTGGGTGGTACGTCTGGGCGGGGACAGGTTCCTCGCCCAGACGTACCACCGCTCCTACGCACACTTCCCCGGAGTCGCCGACACGGCAAAGCTGTTCTCCTGGGATGACCTGAACCGGATCATCGCCACGCAGCGACTGGAGCCGCCCCGGCTGCGCCTGTCGGTCGACGGCGAGATGGTCCCGCTCCACCGCTACGCAATCCCGACCACGAACCGCCGCGCGGTCACCTGGTCCCTCATCCAGCCGTCCGACTTCCACGCCCAGCTTAGGGACGGGGCGTCGCTATTCCTGGACGCGGTGGAGAAGATCCACCCCGCCGTGGGGGCGGCTGCGGAGGGACTGGAACGCTTCCTCGGGACTTCGGTGCAGGCCAACGTGTACGCCTCGTGGACCGAGCGGGAGGGCTTCGGCCGGCACTGGGACGACCACGATGTGGTCGTGGTCCAACTGCACGGCTCGAAGCGGTGGCGCCTGTGGGGGATGACCCGTGAAGCGCCCACCTTCCGGGACGTGGAGTCGCCGGAGGAGCCGGAGGGCGACCCGGTGGCGGACCTCGTTCTGTCTCGGGTGACGTGCTCTACCTGCCGCGCGGCTGGTGGCACTCGGTCACCGCTGACCAGGGGACAGAATCCCTTCACCTCACGTTCGGGATGGTCCCGCACACGGGCGCTGACCTGATGCTCTGGGTCGTCGACCAACTCCGGGCGTCCCTCGCGCTCCGCAGGGACATCCCGCGCTTCGGCTCGCTGGCGGAACAGTCGGGCTTCACCGACGGCGTACGCCGTGAAGTGGCCGACATGATGGCGGACCCCCGCCTCGTGGAGCGGTGGGCAGAGTCGATCGACACGACGGACCTGGGCCACGCGATTCCGTCCCTGCCATACGTGGACGGCCTCCCCGCACGGGGGGAGATCACGGTCAAGCTCACCACTCCGAGGGGCCGCCTGACGGCGAACCGCGAACAGGGCACGGTCACCTTCGCGGCGGCCGGTACCGCTTGGGACTTCGCCGAGTCCGTCGCGCCCGCGCTGGGCACGCTGCTGACCAACCAGCCGACCACGCTCGGCGAACTCGCCGACTCCGCCGGACTGGAGGTCAAGGAGGTGGCCGAACTGGTCTCCGTCCTCATCGACGGCCACGCCGTCGCAGTCGTGGGGACGGCGCTGTGACCGCCGCTCTCTGCCTGGGGACATACCGCGTGCGTGCCGTCAGTCAAGCAGCACGCACCGCCCTGGCCGCCGGTAGTCCCTGGGTGGACACGGCCCCGAACTACGCCCGTGGTCTGGCGCATGAGGAACTGCGCCCGGTTATCGGGGAGTACCCCACCGTGCGGGTAGCCACGAAGACGGGGTTCTTCACGGCGGAGCAAGGCCGCACCGCCCTGACTGAGGGCGTGCTCACCCGGGAGGAGGCGGCCGGTAGGCACAGCCTTGAACGGGGCTTCGTCCGCTGGCAGACGAAGCGATCCTTGGCCGCGCTCGGGCGCGTGGACCTTGTGTTCGTGCACAACCCCGAGCACCACGGGCACGGCCTTGACCGTGCCGTTCTGCACGGGCGTGTACGGGAAGCCTTCACAGCGCTGGAGGAGTTCGCCCATGCGGGTCGGATCGGCGGGTACGGCGTCGCCACCTGGTCGGGCCTGACCTCCGGAGCGCTCAGCGTGCCCGAGTTGCTCACGCTCGCCCGGCAGGCGGTCGGTTCCGCTGAGCATCACTTCACGGCCTTGCAGATGCCCGTCAGCTTGATCATGGATGCCCCGATCACACAGGCCCTGAACGGCGGCGGACCACTGGTGCAGGCGAAGGACGCGGGGGTGATCACGTTCGGCTCTGCTCCCCTGCACGGGGGCGGACTCATTGACGCCATGACACCCGAACTGGTGAACCTCATCCGCCCCGGCCTGTCGGCCGCAGCCGCTGCCCTGCTGGCCGCTGGCTCGTGCCCTGGCCTCGATGTCGTCCTCACCTCCGCGAGCATCCGCGAGCACTGGGACGATGCGGCCAAGGCTCTGGCTGCGCCGCTGACGGCCCAGGAACTCAGGAGGGTGACGGATGAACTCGCCGATGGATGAGGAGGTGCAGGCCCTGATGGAGGCCGCCCACGACCGGGCGGCCAAGGCACTGGGCCTCACCTGCACGGGGCCGCTGGCGTGGGGCTTCCTTGGTGTCACTCTCGGACGCCGAGCGGGGGACCGGTGGCTACGGGTCAGCCGGACGGCGAAGAGGAACGCGGGCAGGAAGGCGAAGGAAGGCATCGTCGGCGCCTCGGAGCTGGTGCCCGACGGCGTGCCCCGCCCCCACCTGTACGCGGTGCATGACTGGGCTGACGGCGAGTGGGCCTTCGAGTCGGAAGTCCTGGACTACCTCACGCAACCCATCGTGTCCCCCGACCGGGCCGACATCGACCACGACCCGGGGTTGCCCGACGAGTGGTGGGCGGACCTTCGCCAAGCCCTTGCCCTCCTCGCTGAAGCGGAGGGAGTGAAGGCAACCGTGCGGGACGGGTGGGTCGAACGGGCCTTCCCCCAGTTCCTCGGCATCCCGGCCCCCGCCAGGGTGGAGCGGGTGACCGGTCACGGTGACTTGCACTGGGGCAACCTCACCGCCGCGCCCCTGTGCCTGCTGGACTGGGAGCGGTGGGGACGGGTGCCCTTCGGCTATGACGCGGGACTCCTCCACACCAACAGCCTGCTTGTTCCCGACGTAGCCGCCCGCATCCGCAAGGAGTTCGCGCCGACCCTCGACACCCCGGCCGGCCGAATCGGGGAACTCTCGGCCCTGGCCGAGATGCTGCAAGCCGTAGCCCGTGGCTGGTACCCCGACCTTGCACCACGGCTTGTCGCCCGCGCGGAAGCCCTCACCGGTGTTCGCCCACCCGCCCCGGTACACTCCGAGGTGAGTGCCTGACTTCGTCCCTGTGCGCCCGCCTCAGGCGCTCTCACCGATGTGCCGGTACAAGGGTGGCTCGGGAGATTCCAAGGGCCTTAGCGATGGCTGTTACGCTCTCTCCCTTGGCGTGCCTGGCACGGGCTACGGCTAGCTTGTCGTCGTCCACAACGGAGGGGCGTCCACCCTGGTTGCCCTTGCGGGCCGCAGTGTCCAGCCCTTCCAACGTCTTCTCCCGGACGCCTTCCCGCTCCACCTCGGCGGCCACGGCCAGGACGGCGAACACGATGGCGCCCGCCCCGTTCGGGT contains:
- a CDS encoding helix-turn-helix domain-containing protein — encoded protein: MTFDPEQLGQPKQELAALLKELRKRAGLTGDRLARRCNVSQSKISRIENGKAQPSLLDLERILRAVVAPPEVIEEVIALARLANTEWQDLRSLRRRGLEKKQTELAALESSSTEFRFFLLSMITGLLSTPEYIRASLANSPADATKTIAKKLERQEVLYNTKKRFTFILTEQAVRWPLLPPAAMAMQIDRLASLTHLPNVKLGVIPIAGDKPMAPMDTFTVYDNTLATVENTTGVVILRDPRDIEMHLELFSTLEGYALFGAEARALLTEWAAACRS
- a CDS encoding SDR family NAD(P)-dependent oxidoreductase, whose product is MSKPLTGKVALVTGGSRGLGAATVRLLAEQGADVAFTYVSSEKQAQAVVDEVHGKGAKAVAFQSDQADTSRAPALIDDVVAHFGGLDILVNNAAISVAGTVDDPDADTAALDRMHATNYLGVISVIRAASRVLRTGGRVITVSSGLGSRVGAPGLADYAATKSGIERYTMGVARDLGPRNITANVVEAGLMEGGMQPPDPETLNALVSSLSLQRMGHPDEIAAAIAFLASPAASYVTGAVLDAHGGYNA
- a CDS encoding Rrf2 family transcriptional regulator produces the protein MSANSRLTIAAHALAWIGLYQRQGHEVATSEQIATSANTNPVVIRRLLGELRRAGLVESRRGVGAGWSLARELESMTLLDVYEAVEPGPLFAMHRTTPDQGCVVGHGIQPAMQSIYEGIEETVRHELARVTLANVLRDVLAAPR
- a CDS encoding IS5 family transposase (programmed frameshift) is translated as MSTRPWIVDDDLWALIEPLLPPWPEKSPGPRPVADRLCLQGILYVLHNDIAWQLLPLELGFGSGQTCWRRLERWQQAGVFDQLHRILLAELNAAGELDWSRACVDGPHPREKGGADTGPSPVDRRKTGSKHHLICDGRGTPLKVITTAANVNDVTQTLALVDGIPPVAGRRGRPRRRPDSLLGDKGYDSNPNRRELRKRRILPVISRKGAPNVKGLGKLRYVVEQTFALLHQFKRLAVRWERRTELHDAFVSLACSLICWRRLKKVRP
- a CDS encoding aldo/keto reductase encodes the protein MRAVSQAARTALAAGSPWVDTAPNYARGLAHEELRPVIGEYPTVRVATKTGFFTAEQGRTALTEGVLTREEAAGRHSLERGFVRWQTKRSLAALGRVDLVFVHNPEHHGHGLDRAVLHGRVREAFTALEEFAHAGRIGGYGVATWSGLTSGALSVPELLTLARQAVGSAEHHFTALQMPVSLIMDAPITQALNGGGPLVQAKDAGVITFGSAPLHGGGLIDAMTPELVNLIRPGLSAAAAALLAAGSCPGLDVVLTSASIREHWDDAAKALAAPLTAQELRRVTDELADG
- a CDS encoding helix-turn-helix domain-containing protein; translation: MAISGPLQGVYDPNGAGAIVFAVLAVAAEVEREGVREKTLEGLDTAARKGNQGGRPSVVDDDKLAVARARHAKGESVTAIAKALGISRATLVPAHR